Proteins found in one Planctomycetaceae bacterium genomic segment:
- the thiC gene encoding phosphomethylpyrimidine synthase ThiC, which yields MTQYQHARAGTITPQMKIVAQRESLPAETVRDEIAAGRLVIPANRLHLAPPAGAAVTLAPCGIGRCVTTKINANIGASPVSSCKDLELTKLQWAVKYGADAVMDLSTGGDLDATREHLIANASVPIGTVPIYSMIVNKPIEDLTREDILATIRRQAAQGVDFFTIHAGLLRKHLPLANTRKLGIVSRGGSLLAKWMVHHGRENPMYELFDEISAICAEYDVTYSLGDGLRPGCLADASDDAQFAELEVLGNLVQRARKSGVQVMVEGPGHVPFDQIEMNMKRQQDCCDGAPFYVLGPLVTDVFPGYDHITSSIGATAAAYWGASFLCYVTPTEHLGLPRPEDVRTGCIAYKIAAHAADVARHLPGARDWDDRMAAARADFDWKKQFELAFDSEAAKEIRTRDVSTEEHFCSMCGRNWCAVRLSQEVRKTMQDQAGA from the coding sequence ATGACCCAGTACCAGCACGCCCGGGCGGGAACCATCACGCCCCAGATGAAAATCGTCGCCCAACGCGAGTCGCTGCCGGCAGAAACCGTCCGCGACGAAATCGCCGCCGGCCGGCTCGTCATCCCCGCAAACCGCCTGCACCTGGCGCCTCCGGCCGGGGCGGCCGTCACCCTGGCGCCCTGCGGCATCGGCCGATGCGTCACCACCAAGATCAACGCCAACATCGGCGCCTCGCCCGTCAGCAGCTGCAAAGACCTCGAGCTGACCAAGCTGCAGTGGGCTGTCAAGTACGGCGCCGACGCGGTGATGGACCTGTCCACCGGCGGCGACCTCGACGCCACGCGCGAGCACCTGATCGCCAACGCCTCCGTGCCCATCGGCACCGTGCCGATCTACTCGATGATCGTCAACAAGCCCATCGAGGACCTCACGCGCGAGGACATCCTGGCGACCATCCGGCGCCAGGCCGCACAGGGCGTCGACTTCTTCACCATCCACGCCGGACTCCTGCGAAAGCACCTGCCCCTGGCCAACACGCGCAAGCTGGGCATCGTCTCGCGCGGCGGAAGCCTCCTGGCCAAGTGGATGGTCCATCACGGTCGCGAGAACCCGATGTACGAACTCTTCGACGAGATCAGCGCCATCTGCGCCGAGTACGACGTGACGTACTCGCTGGGCGACGGTCTGCGCCCGGGGTGCCTGGCCGACGCCTCCGACGACGCGCAGTTCGCCGAGCTCGAAGTGCTGGGCAACCTCGTGCAGCGCGCCCGCAAGTCCGGCGTGCAGGTAATGGTCGAAGGCCCCGGCCACGTGCCCTTCGATCAGATCGAGATGAACATGAAACGCCAGCAGGACTGCTGCGACGGCGCGCCGTTCTACGTGCTGGGCCCGCTGGTGACCGACGTGTTCCCCGGTTACGACCACATCACATCGAGCATCGGCGCCACGGCCGCGGCCTACTGGGGCGCCAGCTTCCTGTGCTACGTGACGCCCACCGAGCATCTGGGCCTGCCCCGCCCCGAGGACGTGCGAACCGGATGCATCGCCTACAAGATCGCCGCCCACGCCGCCGACGTGGCCCGCCACCTCCCCGGCGCCCGCGACTGGGACGACCGGATGGCCGCCGCCCGAGCCGACTTCGACTGGAAGAAACAATTCGAGCTGGCTTTCGACAGTGAAGCCGCCAAAGAAATCCGCACCCGCGACGTCAGCACCGAAGAGCACTTCTGCTCGATGTGCGGCCGCAACTGGTGTGCGGTTCGGCTCAGCCAGGAAGTGCGGAAGACCATGCAGGACCAGGCCGGGGCATAG
- a CDS encoding UvrB/UvrC motif-containing protein, whose protein sequence is MGLDITNILSDWPYEPGQITARRIRGADGKSKIQLRLDLGLLQMEAEGRPDGKRPHGYESLLDYHEHLLRRWVDEHGSDEGFDLDEQACELLRGEGVMYYHRYLAEFVLEDYESVERDAMRNVRAFDLCRRYARDESDKYALEQYRPYVIMMIARARARLALKQNRPKTALASVRKGIKDIEDFCRQFGQEDAIESSGEIAILKAMVSEIEARIPADPMQKLKEALDKAVTDERYEEAAQLRDQLRRATEQSARLSQE, encoded by the coding sequence ATGGGACTGGATATCACGAACATTCTGTCGGACTGGCCTTATGAGCCCGGCCAGATTACCGCCCGGCGCATCCGCGGCGCCGACGGCAAGAGCAAGATCCAGCTCCGCCTGGACCTGGGGCTGCTGCAGATGGAAGCCGAAGGCCGCCCCGACGGCAAACGCCCCCACGGCTACGAGAGCCTGCTCGATTACCACGAGCATCTGCTGCGCCGCTGGGTCGACGAGCACGGCAGCGACGAGGGCTTCGACCTCGATGAGCAGGCCTGCGAGTTGCTGCGCGGCGAAGGCGTGATGTACTACCACCGCTACCTGGCCGAGTTCGTGCTGGAAGACTACGAGAGCGTCGAGCGCGACGCGATGCGCAACGTCCGGGCGTTCGATCTCTGCCGCCGCTACGCCCGCGACGAGTCGGACAAGTACGCCCTCGAGCAGTACCGCCCGTACGTGATCATGATGATCGCCCGCGCCCGCGCGAGGCTGGCGCTGAAGCAGAACCGCCCCAAGACCGCCCTGGCGTCGGTGCGCAAGGGCATCAAAGACATCGAAGACTTCTGCCGCCAGTTCGGACAGGAAGACGCCATCGAAAGCTCCGGCGAAATCGCCATCCTCAAGGCCATGGTCAGCGAGATCGAGGCGCGAATCCCCGCCGACCCGATGCAGAAACTCAAAGAAGCGCTGGACAAAGCCGTCACCGATGAGCGGTACGAGGAAGCCGCCCAGCTTCGCGACCAGCTCCGCCGGGCCACCGAGCAATCGGCACGCCTCTCCCAGGAATAG
- a CDS encoding class I SAM-dependent methyltransferase: MTFYDEIAAGYDKITGAAGRVKVIEAFVGEFLKRYPTASAVDAATGTGAYAIALARAGVTVTGTDISAAMVDEAASAALKAGLNVGWMCVPMQDLAGRVEDPVDAVLCMGNSLPHLLTADEIEAALAAFAAIVRLGGVCVLQLLNYDRVLRLGERVVGIDRSGEQTFVRFYDFLNDRLRFNILEITWAGEQAVHTLHSTTLRPWRVAEITAALARCGWTDVQQFGGLDFSTLHDLKSETVMLIARKA; the protein is encoded by the coding sequence ATGACCTTTTATGACGAAATCGCCGCCGGCTACGACAAGATCACCGGCGCCGCCGGGCGCGTGAAGGTGATCGAAGCCTTCGTCGGGGAGTTTCTCAAGCGCTACCCGACCGCGTCGGCCGTCGATGCCGCCACCGGCACCGGCGCCTATGCCATTGCCCTGGCCAGGGCGGGCGTAACCGTCACCGGCACGGACATCTCGGCGGCGATGGTCGACGAGGCGGCTTCGGCGGCCCTCAAGGCCGGACTGAACGTCGGCTGGATGTGCGTGCCCATGCAGGACCTGGCCGGACGGGTCGAGGACCCTGTCGACGCCGTGCTGTGCATGGGCAACTCGCTGCCGCACCTGTTGACCGCCGACGAGATCGAGGCCGCCCTGGCCGCCTTCGCCGCGATTGTCCGCCTCGGAGGTGTGTGCGTGCTTCAACTGCTCAACTACGATCGCGTCCTCAGGCTCGGCGAGCGCGTCGTCGGCATCGACCGCAGCGGCGAGCAGACCTTCGTCCGCTTCTACGACTTCCTTAACGACCGCCTGCGGTTCAACATCCTGGAAATCACCTGGGCCGGCGAACAGGCCGTTCACACCCTGCACAGCACGACCCTGCGCCCCTGGAGGGTCGCCGAGATCACCGCCGCCCTGGCCCGCTGCGGATGGACCGACGTGCAGCAATTCGGCGGCCTGGACTTCTCGACGCTTCACGACCTCAAGAGCGAAACGGTGATGCTGATCGCCAGGAAAGCGTAG
- a CDS encoding glycosyltransferase — translation MSRRSRKEPEAAPEAAPAGKGLLFEIAWEVCQQVGGIYTVLRSKTPCMVERWGDHYCLIGPWNDEVSPLEFEEIRPTGHLAEVVKKLAELGITAHHGRWLITGQPRTILLDLRAAFGRLAEIRYRFWRDFAIHCPVEPLFDEVIAFGWSVEQFFRFLMAEHASRTPVIAHFHEWMGGSAIPALRAAKLGVSIVFTTHATLLGRYLASSDLGFYNRLARVNWLEEARAMNIEPHVKLERAAAHGAHVLTTLSQITADECDHLLGRRPTALLPNGLNIERFVAMHEFQNLHLQYKERINHFVMGEFFPSYTFDLENTLYFFSAGRYEYRNKGYDLTLECMARLNALLQGSDRTVVFFLITRQPFRSINAEVLNRIAMLEELQRNCLAIRDQIGQRLFAAAAGGQIPDCNALVDDYWRLRLKRLLHARKSHSLPTIVTHDLVDDQHDEVLNQLRYLNLVNGADDRVKVIYHPDFVNANNPLWGMDYDQFVRGCHLGIFPSFYEPWGYTPLECVARGIPAVTSDLSGFGSYVSQAMPDHDESGIYVVPRRGKSFEESAQQLAGRLLQFCRMDRRQRITMRNQVERTADQFDWAVMCRHYDAVHRMAATMND, via the coding sequence ATGAGTCGCAGAAGCAGAAAAGAACCCGAGGCCGCCCCCGAGGCGGCGCCGGCGGGCAAGGGGCTGCTGTTCGAGATCGCCTGGGAAGTCTGCCAGCAGGTCGGCGGCATCTACACCGTCCTGCGCAGCAAGACGCCCTGCATGGTCGAGCGATGGGGCGACCACTACTGCCTGATCGGTCCGTGGAACGACGAGGTCAGCCCGCTGGAGTTCGAAGAGATCCGCCCCACCGGGCACCTGGCCGAGGTGGTGAAAAAGCTCGCCGAACTCGGGATCACCGCCCATCACGGGCGATGGCTGATCACCGGTCAGCCGCGCACGATCCTGCTGGACCTTCGGGCGGCCTTTGGTCGCCTGGCGGAGATCCGCTACCGCTTCTGGCGCGACTTCGCCATCCACTGCCCCGTCGAGCCGCTGTTCGACGAGGTGATCGCCTTCGGCTGGAGCGTCGAGCAGTTCTTCCGCTTCCTGATGGCCGAACACGCGTCGCGCACGCCGGTGATCGCGCACTTCCACGAATGGATGGGCGGCTCGGCCATCCCTGCGCTGCGGGCGGCGAAGTTGGGCGTGTCGATCGTCTTCACCACGCACGCGACGCTGCTGGGGCGGTACCTGGCCTCGAGCGACCTGGGCTTCTACAACCGCCTGGCGCGCGTGAACTGGCTGGAAGAGGCCCGCGCGATGAACATCGAGCCGCACGTGAAGCTCGAACGCGCCGCCGCCCACGGGGCGCACGTGCTGACGACGCTGAGCCAGATCACCGCAGACGAGTGCGACCACCTGCTGGGGCGCCGCCCGACGGCGCTGCTGCCCAACGGGCTGAACATCGAGCGCTTCGTGGCGATGCACGAGTTCCAGAACCTGCACCTGCAGTACAAGGAACGCATCAACCATTTCGTGATGGGCGAGTTTTTCCCCAGCTATACCTTCGACCTGGAGAACACGCTGTACTTCTTCTCGGCGGGGCGCTACGAGTACCGCAACAAGGGCTACGACCTGACGCTGGAGTGCATGGCGCGGCTCAACGCGCTGCTGCAGGGCAGCGACCGCACGGTGGTGTTCTTCCTGATCACGCGCCAGCCGTTCCGCTCGATCAACGCCGAGGTGCTCAACCGAATCGCGATGCTCGAGGAGCTCCAGCGCAACTGCCTGGCGATTCGCGACCAGATCGGCCAGCGACTCTTCGCCGCGGCCGCCGGCGGGCAGATCCCCGACTGCAACGCCCTGGTGGACGACTATTGGCGGCTGCGGCTCAAGCGCCTGCTGCACGCCCGCAAGAGCCACTCGCTACCGACGATCGTCACGCACGACCTGGTCGACGACCAGCACGACGAGGTGCTCAACCAGCTTCGCTACCTCAACCTGGTCAACGGCGCCGACGACCGCGTCAAGGTGATCTACCACCCCGACTTCGTCAACGCCAACAATCCGCTGTGGGGCATGGACTACGACCAGTTCGTGCGCGGCTGTCACCTGGGCATCTTCCCGAGCTTTTACGAACCGTGGGGCTACACGCCGCTGGAGTGCGTCGCGCGCGGGATCCCTGCCGTCACCAGCGACTTGTCGGGCTTCGGCTCGTACGTCTCGCAGGCCATGCCCGATCATGATGAATCCGGCATCTACGTCGTGCCCCGCCGCGGCAAGTCGTTCGAGGAGTCTGCCCAGCAGCTCGCCGGGCGCCTGCTGCAGTTCTGCCGCATGGATCGCCGCCAACGCATCACCATGCGAAACCAGGTCGAACGCACGGCCGACCAGTTCGACTGGGCCGTCATGTGCCGCCACTACGACGCCGTCCACCGCATGGCCGCGACGATGAACGACTAG
- a CDS encoding thioredoxin domain-containing protein — protein sequence MPQDIAELSEDSFDDEIGRSALPVLIDFHAPWCIDCRRLEPALQEAAGDFHGRLKVYKVDVDKQEALGRRFGISTIPVLVLLSSGQEVRRLVNVKDKLRIVTMIEAFMAHEKPS from the coding sequence GTGCCCCAGGACATTGCGGAACTTTCTGAAGACTCGTTCGACGACGAAATCGGGCGCTCGGCGCTGCCGGTGCTGATAGACTTTCATGCCCCCTGGTGCATCGACTGCCGTCGCCTGGAACCGGCGCTGCAGGAAGCGGCGGGCGATTTTCACGGAAGGCTCAAGGTGTATAAAGTCGATGTCGATAAGCAGGAAGCTCTGGGCCGGCGGTTCGGCATCAGCACGATCCCGGTGCTGGTGCTGCTGTCGTCAGGACAGGAAGTGCGGCGCCTGGTGAATGTCAAAGACAAGCTGCGGATCGTCACGATGATCGAGGCCTTCATGGCACACGAGAAGCCTTCATGA
- a CDS encoding PEP-CTERM sorting domain-containing protein, protein MKILTAIAVVLAAGGTLWAAPVTVFQDTFDGYSSWQNPDGGWQNPGSLSVADRGGGDKYIYSVAYNVWAMPYHSASIDWANVDKVTITASMMTSGARTWVGLTRNSAPTEEMFYMGEYGFAYNEGDPPTSYNHFGIKWDGVLYASTVRTDAAWHTLSMVIDQTNDRVDLFIDGGTTSIATVNGLGTSYLDIGNIGMRIQKHGYVSAVSDVLLQTEIVAPVPEPATMSLLALGGVAAVIRRRRK, encoded by the coding sequence ATGAAGATCCTTACAGCGATTGCAGTTGTTCTTGCGGCAGGCGGGACGCTCTGGGCGGCGCCGGTGACGGTTTTCCAAGACACTTTTGACGGTTACAGTTCGTGGCAGAACCCCGATGGCGGATGGCAGAATCCGGGTTCACTTTCCGTTGCCGACCGCGGTGGTGGAGACAAGTATATTTACAGTGTGGCTTACAATGTTTGGGCAATGCCATACCACAGTGCCTCCATCGACTGGGCCAACGTCGACAAGGTCACAATTACCGCCAGCATGATGACATCCGGAGCTCGGACCTGGGTAGGCCTGACCCGCAACTCTGCTCCGACCGAAGAAATGTTCTACATGGGCGAGTACGGGTTCGCATATAACGAAGGCGACCCACCCACTTCGTATAACCATTTTGGGATCAAGTGGGATGGCGTCCTCTATGCCAGTACTGTCCGTACAGATGCGGCATGGCATACGCTTTCAATGGTCATCGATCAGACCAACGACCGCGTTGACCTGTTTATTGACGGCGGCACAACCTCGATCGCCACGGTCAACGGTCTTGGCACTAGTTATCTCGACATCGGCAACATCGGAATGCGCATTCAGAAGCACGGGTACGTGTCTGCCGTGTCGGATGTTCTGTTGCAGACCGAAATCGTCGCGCCCGTCCCCGAGCCGGCGACGATGAGCCTGTTGGCGCTGGGCGGTGTGGCGGCGGTGATTCGCCGGCGCAGAAAATAG
- a CDS encoding PQQ-binding-like beta-propeller repeat protein, with product MRLLCPQLVAVAMLTGALCAAQPAAPRKIDFFPPQWTALNIVWQPTWEATVAANSEQAWSEELSADKSLAQAAGQIVALRRIALHKALMERFPREKDKHLQAYRTIAMSYQQLGMGYWRSYWGWKLVHDFPARKEQHAEAYGWMMQWPYAGSYFSPDAAQWKFAIDDVLALHARGVIADDSPLLAQAAGALAEMSVQEDRYDVFAGELDRIERLGKTVPRFNEIAQNLLLPYGHFVAAAKWADRAGNPNSFALLTDAPTGSIEGLIQNQELQTRWEALTQGDKLSNPAGALDAAAAQEILDRAAGSEAFMKRDESHYVSFQVMAAAALDELTPQRLEPLRAAQFKGAARIADAVRLTGSGDDLALGLRQYPWAANLHELEVDFAEQALRQGRCQWAIAAFRDAARRGGDPALRRAAQAGLWMALAQSSGADFQTAMDAVPNETLMPWFGGTIPAGKLKSQLLAQAAAADQTRSLALNALARRRISLPPDWPTDDLQGPPADQGAHSPWPVQAIATTGAALIVSGPGRIARYDSGRPTPVWTYPPGEASQEPPSWDAAAAWRYLGDMRHFPFSRRPVAVGPAAVCDDGSVAFTLTLQQGRWMVTALNLATGREAWSTRDRSDCRDLNFMSEPAVVDGRVYVLAAPAEIARDAGQGPGRDAGTPVLLHLACLASEDGQLLWKRDIGWQPHTLLDLAQRSAAVTVHDGAVYCSTNMGLIARCDVRDGMVEWVHGYASAIQARGCLSVNFARQGSRAIVAGRKLLIAPRDHTGILAFDTASGRGLWETVLTPSDRLLGVTGSAVIGANERWLAAVDLASGRQLWCREFRGGIAGQGAVCGGEVAVISGGRVHRISAQTGRDVESASLATGPNAEPIMLGDGSIVEVEAPPLAPEPPRDGAGGGLQLPLKCIWQLNAPRATLVLPPQGQADGFMAVVSGRRLACLKTHPKWQIAWQRLLERQPQAVVAAGDRVIAATLHELRAYDAGDGRLLWSLELGFLAGTLGGDAATIFAVTATAHEPHVAVIDAASGKLLWTRSLALGARFSGGIWDAALHRQGQAGVDVVINTLWGDVGWRWSLVTFEAATGAIRDIRRFMPDDMNWSGYASLDGDSMRFMGHDARVHVAPRGGGGDQAAAWETKFHLNAWNHFRHLAEIRWTGKAIYANAVDQLFEFDLSTRRQTVYTPPKDARMIQAVIHDFRPGGEAAWVVSGVTGQMRAVGGQPAPPPFYSLADSRMYVDMFDPATGRHLARQELPDALCGLKDLAGFDTRARILDNGVVVADPRAVRIYASGAAAAKPAPRATPAKPPSTEWFYKSKWGVFLFYAPTLQRIRTPQEWDATVAAFDAPALARQLKECGAGYLMIPVRYHGDFPLAPNSVIEKDRPGLAPKRDLIADLAGELDKQGIALVLYCTAGAGTGDIGEAAGSAAVIEEWSRRYGTAVKAWWIAGINDAAVLQRMLAAAARAGNPDALVGFGREGVPRRNSPYEDFTASFFADAAKLSCPGRRVDGLQWHAVLPLGATWGAQRGAAVRWQGDRPAAITETLLKRGGVITWDAKAMRSGLIEVDCLPALKAIGRTAATFRR from the coding sequence GTGAGACTGCTGTGCCCTCAACTGGTGGCCGTTGCGATGCTGACCGGCGCGCTGTGCGCTGCGCAGCCCGCGGCGCCGCGCAAGATCGACTTCTTTCCCCCGCAGTGGACCGCCCTGAACATCGTCTGGCAGCCGACGTGGGAGGCGACTGTCGCGGCTAACAGCGAGCAGGCGTGGAGCGAGGAGCTCTCGGCCGACAAAAGCCTGGCTCAGGCGGCCGGTCAGATCGTGGCGCTGCGGCGGATCGCGTTACACAAGGCGCTGATGGAGCGGTTCCCCCGCGAGAAGGACAAGCACCTCCAGGCCTACCGCACCATCGCCATGAGCTACCAGCAGTTGGGCATGGGCTACTGGCGAAGCTACTGGGGCTGGAAGCTGGTACACGACTTCCCCGCCCGCAAAGAGCAGCACGCCGAGGCGTACGGCTGGATGATGCAGTGGCCCTACGCCGGCAGTTACTTCAGCCCCGACGCGGCGCAGTGGAAGTTCGCCATCGACGACGTGCTGGCGCTGCACGCCCGCGGCGTCATCGCCGACGACAGCCCGCTGCTGGCGCAGGCGGCGGGCGCGCTGGCCGAGATGAGCGTCCAGGAGGACCGCTACGACGTTTTCGCCGGCGAGCTCGACCGCATCGAGCGGCTGGGCAAGACGGTGCCCCGGTTCAACGAGATCGCCCAGAACCTCCTCCTGCCGTACGGTCACTTCGTGGCGGCGGCCAAGTGGGCAGACCGCGCCGGAAACCCAAACTCCTTCGCCCTGCTGACCGACGCCCCCACCGGGTCGATCGAGGGCCTCATCCAGAACCAGGAGCTCCAGACCCGCTGGGAGGCCCTGACGCAGGGCGACAAGCTTTCCAACCCCGCCGGCGCGCTCGACGCGGCCGCGGCGCAGGAGATCCTCGACCGCGCCGCCGGCAGCGAAGCGTTCATGAAGCGCGACGAGTCGCACTATGTGTCGTTCCAGGTGATGGCCGCGGCGGCGCTGGACGAGCTGACGCCCCAGCGGCTCGAGCCGCTGCGTGCGGCGCAGTTCAAGGGCGCCGCCCGGATCGCCGACGCCGTGCGCCTGACCGGCAGCGGCGACGACCTGGCGCTGGGGCTGAGGCAATATCCCTGGGCGGCGAACCTGCACGAGCTGGAGGTGGATTTCGCCGAGCAGGCCCTGCGCCAGGGGCGCTGCCAGTGGGCGATCGCCGCCTTCCGCGACGCCGCCCGCCGCGGCGGCGACCCGGCGCTGCGACGCGCCGCCCAGGCCGGGCTGTGGATGGCGCTGGCCCAAAGCAGCGGGGCCGACTTCCAGACCGCCATGGACGCCGTGCCCAACGAGACGCTCATGCCCTGGTTCGGCGGAACCATTCCCGCAGGAAAGCTCAAGAGCCAACTGCTCGCCCAGGCCGCCGCGGCAGACCAGACCCGCTCGCTGGCGCTGAACGCCTTGGCGCGCCGGCGCATCAGCCTGCCGCCGGACTGGCCGACGGACGACCTCCAGGGCCCGCCCGCCGACCAGGGCGCGCACAGCCCCTGGCCGGTCCAGGCCATCGCGACGACCGGGGCGGCGCTGATTGTCTCGGGCCCGGGACGCATCGCTCGCTACGACAGCGGCCGCCCCACGCCGGTGTGGACCTATCCGCCCGGCGAGGCCTCGCAGGAGCCCCCCTCGTGGGACGCCGCCGCGGCGTGGCGCTACCTGGGCGACATGCGGCACTTCCCCTTCAGCCGCCGCCCCGTCGCGGTGGGCCCTGCCGCGGTGTGCGACGACGGTTCCGTTGCCTTCACCCTGACGCTCCAGCAGGGGCGCTGGATGGTGACGGCCCTGAACCTGGCGACCGGGCGCGAGGCGTGGTCGACGCGGGACCGCAGCGACTGCAGAGACCTGAACTTCATGAGCGAACCGGCCGTCGTCGACGGGCGCGTTTACGTTCTGGCCGCGCCGGCCGAAATCGCCCGCGACGCCGGTCAAGGTCCCGGGCGCGACGCGGGCACCCCCGTCCTGCTGCACCTGGCGTGCCTGGCCAGCGAGGACGGACAACTGCTCTGGAAGCGCGACATCGGATGGCAACCGCACACGCTGCTGGACCTGGCGCAGCGATCGGCGGCCGTCACCGTGCATGACGGGGCGGTGTACTGTTCGACGAACATGGGGCTGATCGCCCGCTGCGACGTGCGCGACGGGATGGTCGAGTGGGTGCATGGCTACGCCAGCGCCATCCAGGCGCGCGGGTGCCTGTCGGTGAACTTCGCCCGCCAGGGCAGCCGCGCCATCGTCGCGGGCAGGAAGCTCCTGATCGCCCCGCGCGATCACACGGGCATTCTTGCCTTCGACACAGCCAGCGGCCGGGGGCTCTGGGAAACCGTGCTGACGCCGTCGGACCGCCTGCTGGGCGTGACCGGCAGCGCCGTGATCGGCGCCAACGAGCGGTGGCTGGCGGCGGTGGACCTGGCCAGCGGCCGCCAGCTCTGGTGCCGGGAGTTTCGCGGAGGCATCGCCGGCCAAGGGGCAGTCTGCGGCGGCGAAGTGGCGGTCATTTCGGGCGGCAGGGTGCATCGGATCTCTGCCCAGACGGGGCGCGACGTCGAGTCGGCCAGTCTGGCGACGGGTCCCAACGCCGAGCCGATCATGCTCGGCGACGGTAGCATCGTCGAGGTGGAGGCCCCGCCGCTGGCGCCAGAGCCTCCGCGCGACGGCGCCGGCGGCGGGCTGCAACTGCCCCTCAAGTGCATCTGGCAGTTGAACGCCCCGCGGGCCACGCTCGTTTTGCCGCCGCAAGGGCAGGCCGACGGATTCATGGCCGTCGTCAGCGGGCGGCGGCTGGCATGCCTCAAGACGCATCCGAAGTGGCAGATCGCCTGGCAGCGCCTGCTGGAGCGGCAGCCGCAGGCGGTCGTGGCGGCAGGCGACCGCGTGATTGCGGCGACGCTGCACGAGCTGCGCGCGTACGACGCCGGCGACGGGCGGTTGCTCTGGTCGCTCGAGCTGGGGTTCCTGGCCGGGACCCTCGGCGGCGACGCAGCAACGATCTTCGCCGTGACGGCGACGGCGCACGAACCGCACGTCGCCGTGATCGACGCGGCGTCGGGCAAGCTGCTCTGGACGCGCAGCCTGGCGCTGGGGGCGCGGTTCAGCGGGGGCATCTGGGACGCGGCACTGCACCGCCAGGGACAGGCCGGCGTCGACGTCGTCATCAACACGCTCTGGGGCGACGTCGGATGGCGGTGGAGCCTGGTGACGTTCGAGGCCGCCACCGGCGCCATCCGCGACATCCGCCGCTTCATGCCCGACGACATGAACTGGTCAGGCTACGCCTCGCTCGACGGCGATTCGATGCGGTTCATGGGTCACGACGCCCGAGTTCACGTGGCGCCCCGCGGCGGCGGAGGCGACCAGGCCGCCGCCTGGGAAACTAAGTTCCACCTGAACGCCTGGAACCACTTCCGCCACCTGGCCGAGATCCGCTGGACCGGCAAGGCGATCTACGCCAACGCCGTCGATCAGTTGTTCGAGTTCGACCTGTCCACCCGCAGGCAGACGGTCTACACGCCGCCCAAGGACGCCCGCATGATCCAGGCGGTCATCCACGACTTCCGCCCCGGCGGCGAGGCCGCCTGGGTCGTCTCAGGCGTCACCGGACAGATGCGCGCCGTCGGCGGGCAGCCCGCCCCCCCGCCCTTCTACAGCCTTGCCGACTCGCGAATGTACGTCGACATGTTCGACCCCGCCACCGGGCGGCACCTGGCGAGGCAGGAACTGCCCGACGCCCTGTGCGGCCTCAAAGATCTGGCGGGCTTCGACACGCGGGCTCGCATCCTCGACAATGGCGTGGTGGTGGCCGACCCGCGGGCGGTGCGGATCTACGCCTCGGGCGCCGCCGCGGCCAAGCCCGCCCCCCGCGCAACGCCCGCCAAGCCCCCCAGCACCGAGTGGTTCTACAAGAGCAAGTGGGGCGTGTTCCTGTTCTATGCCCCCACGCTCCAGCGCATCCGAACGCCACAGGAGTGGGATGCGACCGTGGCGGCCTTCGACGCCCCCGCCCTGGCTCGCCAGCTCAAGGAATGCGGCGCCGGATACCTGATGATCCCCGTGCGGTACCACGGCGATTTTCCGCTGGCGCCCAACTCGGTCATCGAGAAGGACCGCCCCGGTCTCGCGCCCAAGCGAGATCTGATTGCCGACCTGGCCGGCGAGCTGGACAAGCAGGGCATCGCCCTGGTGCTCTACTGCACCGCCGGGGCCGGCACCGGCGACATCGGCGAGGCGGCCGGTTCCGCGGCGGTCATCGAGGAGTGGTCGCGGCGCTACGGGACGGCGGTCAAAGCCTGGTGGATCGCCGGGATCAACGACGCGGCGGTGCTGCAGCGCATGCTCGCCGCGGCCGCCCGCGCGGGCAACCCCGACGCGCTGGTGGGCTTCGGGCGAGAGGGCGTGCCCCGGCGCAACAGCCCGTATGAAGACTTCACGGCCTCGTTCTTCGCCGATGCGGCAAAGCTCTCCTGCCCAGGGCGGCGAGTGGACGGCCTGCAGTGGCACGCCGTGCTGCCCTTGGGGGCGACCTGGGGCGCCCAGCGCGGCGCGGCGGTGCGATGGCAGGGCGATCGGCCAGCCGCCATCACCGAGACCCTGCTCAAGCGCGGCGGCGTCATCACCTGGGACGCCAAAGCCATGCGAAGCGGGCTCATCGAGGTGGACTGCCTGCCCGCCCTTAAAGCAATCGGGCGGACGGCAGCAACGTTCCGCCGGTAG